From the genome of Labrus mixtus chromosome 17, fLabMix1.1, whole genome shotgun sequence:
CAtctaacctagcaacagtaaccAAGGAGGGCGGGGCTTAACAAAAGAGTATATTGCTCTCAATCCCTCAGTTTAGAACCTACTTGTCTCTAATTTAGCTGCACATCTCGTCCAGCACATCACACATCAGTAACCATGGTTATGATTGTTTTCCTGCTCGTGTCGGAGGGTGTTGTGTGTGAACCACACAGATTACCTGCTTATTTATACATTCCTCGTTAACGTGGAGAGGCCTCCACAGCTCAGAGTGGGTTTTCTAAAGGGGCTTGTCAAGAGGGTTCAGTTTAGAAAAAAGGACCTTTGTTATAATGTGTCGCACAGGTGGAGTTCATTTGCTTCGATAAATACACACAATTATTTACACTCtttatttaaacctttttggtttgtgagaaacactgattttaagtagattttggtaaaaaaaaatgttaaaagccAATATCATTGAAAAGTGACTTTCATTAGCCTTTCACAGCTTTATTGTTATGTTTGGGTTATAGGGTTAAGCTCGGAGCTGAGAATCTAGCAGGAAAACATCTGTGAAGAATAGAGGGGTGTCGATGTTTTGGGAGTGGCAGGCAATCCAAAGGAGCCCCCCTTTTATTTAGCTAAGGAGGGGGTGACTGGGAGACCCCTATAAAGTGACGCACAGCCACTGACCAACACTTGCTGTTAGACCTCTAACTCGACCTCACCATAACTCTGCAAGTAGCTGCATCATGGGAGAACAGAAGCACATCGTGGCTAAACTGGCAGCTGCCTTTCAGGTCCGACACGTCCTCCTGCGTCAGGCGCTGGCTGAATGTCTTGGGACTCTGATTCTGGTGGTGAGTAAAGAATCCCTGCTGCATGATGCTCAGAGGAAAACTACAGTTAGTGAAATTTAACAACAATCTAAAATTTGATTGATTATTGTCTGCTAACATTCaagaatttttatttgaattcatGCTGCAGTTCTGAACCATTTTGGATAAAGGGGTaattaatagaataaaaaaaactttgtctaCTTTCTTGCATGCAAATGGCAAAAATATATTCTGCAATAAAGAACCACATTTACTCAATGTTGCACctttaaaatcactttaaaaacacaacagattccTTATTCAAGCAGAAATATCAGAGCGACATTAAAAAAGGGCACTATAGCAGGGGTGTGTCTAGAGGGCTGTCCAAAGGGTgccatgggccccccttgaaatctacttggccaccccaggtgccacctcGAAATCCTTAAAGAGGATTGGCTGTTCGCCgttgtcagaggcgggacttgcattaaaatcaaacattttggcAATGGTTCAACAGGCTGCTGATACTTTCTTCTATAATTTAAATTGTAGAAAAATCGGACCCAAAAAAATGCGCACAAACTCTAGCACAAGAAACTAATTTattagttattatttatttttctgtactAATATGGTACTAATGAATCTATTTTGACATTAAGACAGATGCTTGGAAgttttttaacttctttaaatTGTAAATTTTGACTCACATCTCCTTTTTTAGTACCTTAAGAACAAAGCTCAGAAGACGTGTATGTTGCTCCTCTTTTGtgtcacttttcaaaataaggagATAACACATCGAAAATGCTATTTATCTGTATGTTTGCGCGCACAAATTTCACGCCACTCCCGCATAAGTCTGCGCCTTAGGTCAGCCAACccaatcaaaaagaaaaaagtttaatatgATATAAAGTGCAGCTAACAGGGTTTTTGTTTGATGCGAGACAGGAgacatcctgcagaaaaaaaatcatcttactTCATTAGCTTTTAGCACGATCAGATGtgtgccattaaaaaaaacatcaaactttatttgtattgccccttttttcaagatttatttttgggctttttgtgccgttattgtagagataggacagtggatagagtcagaaatcagggagaagaagagagtagggggatgacatgcgggtAATGTgctacaggtcggatttgaacccaggctgtcTGCTTGgatgactacagcctccatggTAGCATGGAGCACTATGTATTGcactttttgaaatgaaagcaTTTCAGTTTTTTCCATAAAACAACAATTCAACAATGATAAGACTAAAGCCAGACACATCTTAAACCACATCAGAGATAGAAACAGGTGTCGGGTGAAAATCATGTCTATAAAAGTTtaagaagaaatgtaaaagttgaaACTGATTGGGATAGCTAAATATCCTCTGTGAAGAAAGGAGATCGTGTCCTGAAAATCTTTCTTCAGCTTTAAGCTTGACATGAAGATGgaggaaaaaacatttcaaacgtGTCCCAGGGGGTTCTTGATCCTCGCCAACATGTTTGCGTGCAgaagaaaaagggggaggggattGCCCTTCGTGTTTAGCAAGAGTGAATCTGTTTGGTGACAGAACAGTTCAAAAACTGGTTTAGTTTGTAAACGCTGTTCAAAGGTAAAGGAGTTCTAAAAAAAGGTACAGAAAGGTAAGTGCTGCTCATTAAATTCTGCTTTCATAGATGTCGGAGAAGTGCCGGTGTGAAGAATGAATTTTAAATTCTCAAGAACTCCTCCGTTAATTATCCCCTATTTTCCATCTTTTTGCACTTAAATGACTCTCACAGAACCCTATTATTTTATATCTTCAGACTTCATACTGAGCCTGGAGTCCCTCCTGACACACCGAGTTCAACACAACAGGAGGTCACCAGATCTTTTTCCccagtaaaaacaaaatgttttccaggCAGTGCAAAACAACCTGGAGTGGCTCTGCTTCTCATGGAAACCCTCAGACAACAACAATATCAGCAGAGGGCGTCGGTTGTTTTTTCCCGTTTCCCCCGGCTGTGACTGATCTGGTAACGCCAGGAGACCTTTTTCCCTCTGCAGACAATCAGGTCCCCTTGGTGGTCTGAGGCCGGACCTCCGCGGAGGTAGACTCTGCAGGGGGAGTCAGATTGTTGTCAGCATCAATAGTCCCCGCTCAAAGGCCAAACGTAGCAGGCTGGTGACCTCCGAGGTCAAAGAGACACACCCTGGCTACGGGCAAAAGCACGACTCAGCGAGACACCTGACTCCAGGTCAAACCTCCGCAGGGCTTTGTTATTCTCTTTGAACTCTTTCTGCCACTGTAAGTCTACAAAAAATAACCCCGACTCAGGGGTGTTGCTGGTGATCGAATGTTTGTGACCTAATCTCAAGTTCATAAAAACctgtgttccccccccccccccccctcctccttctgtccAGATGTTTGGTTGTGCTTCCGTTGCGCAGCTGGTGCTAAGCCGAGGGTCCCACGGCACGTTCCTCAGCGTCAACTTGGCCTTTGGTTTCGCTGCGACTTTGGGGATTCTTGTGAGCGGTCAGATCTCAGGTGAGGATACACTTTATCACAAACTATCATGCTTCACCTTTTCTGGTAAAACGCTCATATCACGGCCGACTCAAAGCCAGTGACAAACAACAAGACGAGTCGAGGAGTCACAAATCTCTAACATTTCTTTACAACCaaattaataaatcaaacacTGTGAAATGTGGAAATCAGTTCATCAGTCGTGTAAGGGTGTATGCATGAGTGAAAGTGCATTCAGGAGCATTGGGGAGCGgcctctctccgtctctttctCCCACAATGAAGACATGTGGTCCTGCTCTTACGGGCTGGGAACACCGGGCCCAGGTGCTCCCAATCCACGACGACCCAGCAGCCGCACCCAGTGGcaccttaaacacacaaacagccaactAGCAAAACAAGAAGCCAGCTGAGTCGTCACAAATCTCAACGTTCTGTTTTTACTTCTTCCACATAACAGCCAGTTGAAAAATCCTGTGAGGGATTTTTGATTTGGGTCAATTTTcattaatcctgcgaggggaaattcagttttacattctgttatagagccatgctacacacacacataggctgaaatacacacacacacataggctgaaatacacacacatgcactgatgcagagatgtcagagtgagggggttGTCCACCTCGGCAGTGAaccggcacctctccagcttccaGGCCAATTTCACTTGAACTGACGACCCTCTAAAGTCCCtatacggactgagctactgccgctcgAATGAAGTGCAAACAATTGCaattcctggagtgtccacttgaggctggctgcaaaagccaaagaaTCTGATAGGTCTCCATGTTAGAttcccatttttacagcagaaatcagcACTTTTACAGCGTGGTACAAAAACACTTTTggtctctaaagctaatttCTTCAATCGCTAAAACAGTAaagagttgattttcttttctaacTCGTCACTTTTGATTATATGACTGTTCAGAGTTATCCATTTATTTACATAATCTTGGGCGGGGCAGATAGGAGCCAGGAGGCTAAGCTCcgcctctttgcctgtttttttttagattaatcGAAAACGTACATGGAGGAAGCATTTCTAATGTGGTGTCCGCCATCGTCAGGCTTCaaaacacctcttcagaaaccaattggtgacatcactcagactaCGTTCATGTTTTGTACAGACTATATGTACGACCTACAGTTTAGCATCTGCTGTAAGGGTTTCTATTTCCTGTTTATAAGTGTCTCTACTCTTAGCTCCTCACACCAAACATTCTCTTTGATCAGATTTAAGcagaaaaaactacaacaacaacaaacttccTGTCTCCTGGAAACTCTTGTGTTGTGACTCATCCATCACCCCCAACAGCCTCCCCAGGCAGACTCTACCAGTCTCTCTACTATGTAACCAGGTTTTCCACATGCTGGATGTCTGGATCAGTCGCTCTGAGCCACGCAGATGGGTCAGAAATGGTCTCAGGATAACACGTATTACACACGAGTTAAAGTGCATTTCTTTGCTACATCACGTTGCagtggagggggaaaaaaagcctgAAATGTGGCAACCTGGgcgggaaaaaaaagtctgcaaatGCTCACACCCCATAGGCGCATGGTTTCCACGTCTGTTGCTAGCTAGCTCACAGCTAACATCTGTGAATCGGTATGCCCCGGGTtgatagaaaaaataaacagcgCCGTGGTCAAATGTGCCAGAAtgaaatttgttttgctttctgtcAGAGACAACTTTTCTAAAAGTGGGTTTGGGGCTAACAACATGTGTGTCTCCTTTTTGGACACATTCCTTTGAAACGTCCACATGAGCGTCTCGCTTCACgatataaaaagtgaaaaatacgGCCTGCATTAGCTGTAATAAGTCGACATTTCTTAAAATTGCTCGTTAAGTGGCATGCACAAACTTCTAATAACATGTAAGACACCTTTGCTCGCTACATTTGCagatttttgtcacattttatcCAATGTGCAAACCCAGGAACCGCTTCAACACCTTTCTGTATAAATTGATTTTTAATAAGGAAATGGGAAACATACTTGATTTAGCAATCATCATTATATATTTACACGCTCATCAGCAGCATCAATAGGGGAGTAGAAGCAGCTGTCAGCAGtgtcagtaaaacaaaaagggtTTCAGAGAAACTTTATTATCATGAAGGAAATCACACTTGGTTGAGCTGCAGTCATTTGCATCACTGCTGTGAAGTGCCTGTCAGTCAAACGGGGCTTCTGGAGACTCCATCAGCATAACAGGGAGTCATTATTATTGATGGCTTGACAGACACTAAATATCAGCAAAAGGTAAACTGGCAGTTATCTGAAGAGCAGTATTTACCACGCGGATGACAGCTGGAGGCGGCGGGGGAGGACGAAAAGAGGAGGCAGTGGACggaagaaacacagagttgaaaaagagacagaagaagaagaagaagaaggaggaggaggaggagaaggaggaggggggcatTTACCTCTTAACTTGAAAACTATGTGGTCTGTAATTGAAAAGGCAGCGAGCGAGTCAATCCTGAAACCCGCTATCTTctgtcaaaaacacaacaaaggctTCTGCAGTTCACTCATGCCGCGTCTTCAATGCCTTTATAATGAGGCTGTCCCCCTCTAATACACACTGCAGCTGAGAAAATAAGCTGTTATAATTAGATAGCTCCCAACGCTGACACAATTAAGGTGTGAATACGAGCAAGGCACCCGTACGAGTGGAGCTGagactctcccccccccccccctccatccctcaCCCCCTTcaaggttagaaaaaaaaaggagactaCTCTGAATCTTTTTCATCCCGCCATTTTAATTAGTGTCACAGAGACCTTCCATCCTAACAGGACTTTTACTGAGACCACAATTACTGACTATACAAGCTTAGAAACCTCCGTCTCatgtagaagaggaggagtccGACAGAGCagtgagttcttttttttatttctttatccctctatatgtgtaaaaaaaaacaactgactgaggttgtcatgttttttttctctctcttcaggcgGTCATCTGAACCCGGCGGTGACCTTCGCTCTGTGTTTACTCAGGACGGAGCCCTGGAGGAACTTCCCCTTGTACTTTGTCTGTCAGACCCTCGGAGCGTTTCTGGGCGCAGCGGTCGTGTTCGGCCTTTATTCAGGTACGTGAAACTGAAAAGTAAGTCGGGTTAGTCGTGGGCCTAGAGGAAGTTGAAACATgttaacctgttttttttctgatatgtAGATGAAGCTTCACAGATAGAAGTCTAGCTTCTTTATAATCCCGGCGGTCAAATTTTGACATGATTAAGTGCtgaatttcaatattttttttagtttaccTCAATTAATCGCATCTTtcaaattccattatttcaccaTCCCGCTGACTCTGAATGGAGACGACAAACAGCAATGACCTCATGGGTATGACCAACTTAACTTGTGGAATAATCAGAGTGATTAGTATGTTGCTATTCTGtcctcaatgtgtgtgtctgtacacaATTTGACAGATAGCTATCAGACTTCGAGAAATGAGAGGCTGGAGTAAATTCAAAATACTTTACCGTTGTCGTCATATTCATGAAGTTTCTTTAattataaaactgaaaaatacaaaataaaacaaacaccaaTTAAAGGATGCTGTCttaaaatgctaaatgctaTAACCTTATTTTTGAAGCCTATAgttcttacatttattttccctgtGATCCTGTCTGAATCCATCCTCCACTTGGTTCAGGATGATGAAGATTTTTCTGGATCAAAGTTTCCTTATcctattcaaatatttaaaacgaGTTATCATCTATattttggacacattttttaaaagctgttttcacacatgcactccaaaTTCAAGAATTCTTCTGTCACAGCAAAAACAGTTCctttatttcaagttttttgtgGCTGAAACTTAAAcatacagagcttttattttgaagttgcaaAGTTCATTCTTCCTGTTttctgctccaaaaaaaaaaacagtaaatgttgTTACTGTGTCGATGTcgatatttataaatataagaataattttgtttgtcaaagcttaaccttaaatcctcctgaaattaacaaaataaaagtcttaatTTCCTGTGAAGAGATGTTGCATGTCTCTTACAGCGGGGGGACTCTCTCTGTCCGACGATTTAATGACAGATCTTTGCCTTTGAATCGATGCTAAGTGTAGTTCAACACGTCCCCAATTTCAACAAGAGAGTGGAGAAGAGCAtactgaaaacatgatgaagcagtttcatCGTGTGCATGGAGATACTGGTCATGAACTTAACAGGAAATAAACATCATCATCCCCTTCCACTCGCTCGTTTGTGAATTATCCTGAATATTttacctgctgcgttctcatCTAGCTCAACCGCACCTGCACacgctcagttggtagagtcggtcatatCTCAACCAAAAcgtgggggttcgatccccggccacagacactgaaccccaaggtgctccagctgcttcatcAGGCGGCGGCggtggcatatgaatgtgtatgaattgattagttacttctgatggtgcctcagaaaagtgctttacaagctcaagtccatttgacCGTTTGCATGCAGctcatcatgaaaatgtaatgacgttttcaggagttttgtgcaagtgtgaaagcaccaatAGAAATCCatacatctggctgtagatgttcttcctgatgtatttgtggatgattttttgacaaacattttgctgttcggatttgttatttgtgtcttttaatgtcaaacgtattttttatttgaaagattggctgtgaaactctgttaatgttttgctgcctgtcttggccaggacactcttgaaaaaggGATTTTTAATCTgaatgagtttctttcctggttaaataaaaaaatccatcaaatTTGTGTATCAAATCTAGACGATAAATGCGGACTGACCCGTGGTGTTCACCATCCTTAGTTCCAGTGGTTCaacaataaatgataaaaaaggaCGTCCATTTATTGtggagcacacattttctcattGGAAATACTGGAGactgatttgtctttgtgtttttcctgaTGAGCACATCAACAGAGATGCATGTATTCCTGTCTTCATGTTCATGTCATGCACTCTGCAGCCACATACTTATTCCCCTCTCTCTATACTCGTGTCATTATTGTTCATGCATGTTTTCGGCGGTATCTCTCTACATGTAAGTACATCCCCGGCCTCCACTCGCTGCTGCCTGCAGCTATGTAATCAAGCAGAAAGTAAACAAGAGGCCCAAATGTCAGGTGTATTACTGTTTGCAGTTTGCTGTCAGCTTTATCTCTGCAACATAAATCATCACACCAATTGAACCTTAAGTCTGCAGGTATCTTAAGTAATATCATCTGATTTGAATGTTAGCTGTAATGCGGTGTGGCAGCAGCTTAATCCGTCTAAGTGATTGATGCGGGTTCCTTTCGATCCAGGAGCGGCAAACAGCTGCAGTATGAAAACAATTAAGCTCATCACACTTTTCTGtgctttaaagaaatacatgGAGTCTTTGAACAAAGAGGGATTTTGTGAATTCTTCCGCCAGATGCGTTGCTGGACTTCGGCCAGGGCGAGCTGAGCGTGGTGGGGGAAAACGCTACAGCTGGGATTTTTGCCACGTATCCATCACAACATCTCGGCGTGGTTAACGGAGTCCTCGATCAGGTAACCGTGACTTTAATTTCTATTCAGCTCAGACAACATGATTTGTCCCAAATTGGGTATTTAAATTTGCAACTTACCAGGTCCATACCATCTGAAATCCTGCTGGTttcaaaaagtgaagccaatgcagaactGCCCTGAACTTGCAGTTACTCTcaaggccagcagggggcaacagCACTGGTTGCAAAAACTTGGATTGTGTGGAAGTTTTAAAGAACACAACCTCAACAAGCTACCTGCTGATGAGGACAGAGACGTCGGCTTTGACCCAACTCAGAGTTTTcacatgatgtcacacacttccTACGGTTGAATGCCACAGTGACATCACCGGTTTCAGTTGCCTCCTATGTGTTACAGGAAGTGGCAATTTGGACTCTAGGCAATAATTAACTGGGGGCCCCTcaaaccagcgttcatcaccatgatgtctgccagtgtcccgatgtttactcctccttcctctttttgCCTTTTGAGCCTTTATCcgagagatatgacagtggatagagtcggaaatcagggagagagagagagagaggagggaatgacatgcaacaggttggattcgaacctgaacctgggccacccactGTAAGGGCCAccttacatggggcgcgcacactaaccacagcgcccctcctctttctttttttttcactcccagactcggtgacaaactttggttttcacagaaataatgCGTTCTACTCTCACAAGgcgagtgagtgctgtcagatggggcctcCCCCctgagggaggtttcctactgtcattgcagaatttgtcagccctcagggggccccctactggcgtGGGCCTGAccagcagcgcctctggttATAAGTAGTTTTATTAtgtagtttttgtttaattgGATGCACTAGCCGACGGGTTGTCCTTCAACAGAATCCAATCTGTGACAGAAaaacccagagaggaggagattgagATTGTTTAGAAGTTAGAATAATCAACATACATTAATACTGAAATAAACTCGccgcagaacacacacaaaatattgtAGTTTATATGAATTTACAAGTATGAACACAATCATTTATCTGTGTTAGGAGCCAGTAAGCAGAAGCactaagagaaaaaagaggccCATTAAACGCCGGCCTGAGAGCATTACAGTGAAATCACTGGACTGAACACGGTCGGAGCGGCTGAgagtttctttctctttctcacctGTTTCTCGCAGAGGGAGCTCAAGTCTCCTTCTGCAAGGGCTCCAATTATCTTGAAGCAAACTTTCACAATACCATTTGATTTTTCAAGTATTTCAACTCTAAggggtgagtgagtgagcgagtgagtgaaaATGGTTTCGATCAGTTCTCCCCCTCTCAGGAAAACCACTGCAGCTTAAGTACAGCACAAAAAGTGTGGCACACAAGTAACGGCCATTTTCCATCAGTGTCCTTTGTCGGAGTTGTTCAGCAGCCTcaattttcacttttctttataATTTAAAGAGATGCTTAAGATCACAAACCAATTCAACACATAACTGAGTCATGTCCAACCGGAGACAAAGTGTGCTGTTGCATTGCTATTACTTGGATAGTTGTGTTGTAAATCTGTTGATCAACTTCAGGCCTCTTAACCAATCACATCTCACGGCCTCCTCTAGTCGTCtttcaccttcttttttttaaaaacgcaGCAGACAGTGTAATGAGCAGGACAGTGTCACTATTCATTTGATGTGATCGTCCAGAATCGGTGTGGAAACAGCTTGTGAGTG
Proteins encoded in this window:
- the LOC132992506 gene encoding aquaporin-3-like, with amino-acid sequence MGEQKHIVAKLAAAFQVRHVLLRQALAECLGTLILVMFGCASVAQLVLSRGSHGTFLSVNLAFGFAATLGILVSGQISGGHLNPAVTFALCLLRTEPWRNFPLYFVCQTLGAFLGAAVVFGLYSDALLDFGQGELSVVGENATAGIFATYPSQHLGVVNGVLDQVIGTAALIVCILAIVDPRNNPTPKGLEAFTVGFVVLVIGLSMGFNSGYAVNPARDLGPRIFTAMAGWGGEVFTANSYWFFVPACAPFLGAAVGVLIYQLMIGHHLEGEGEVQEEQKKEEAEEERLKLSNTATDQDV